One Terriglobales bacterium genomic window carries:
- a CDS encoding DUF4410 domain-containing protein, translating into MSRPQPRARALLTAALMLTWLAGVCASSQEKPATKTTATATPWAIEVEPVSAEEGKLPPDFAMAIYENLVADIEKTNKFQQVFRSGDRRATDVPNLLILTTKLEKFQRGSETKRAVTTVGGATKVSVHVQLATRDSQTKLDKTVQGTVRLFGGNLNATQNLAKNIANLVNQSSF; encoded by the coding sequence ATGAGCCGCCCACAACCACGTGCACGTGCCCTGCTGACTGCGGCGCTGATGTTGACATGGCTGGCCGGGGTTTGCGCTTCATCACAAGAAAAGCCGGCAACAAAAACTACCGCGACGGCGACTCCGTGGGCCATCGAAGTCGAACCGGTCTCGGCTGAGGAAGGCAAACTCCCGCCTGACTTCGCCATGGCAATCTACGAGAACCTGGTGGCGGACATTGAAAAGACGAACAAGTTCCAGCAGGTATTCCGCAGTGGCGATCGCCGGGCGACCGACGTCCCCAATCTGCTGATTCTCACCACCAAGCTGGAGAAATTCCAACGAGGCAGCGAAACCAAGCGCGCCGTGACCACGGTCGGCGGCGCAACCAAGGTTTCGGTGCACGTACAACTCGCCACGCGCGACTCGCAAACCAAGCTCGACAAGACGGTACAGGGCACAGTCCGGCTGTTCGGCGGCAACCTGAATGCGACGCAGAACCTGGCCAAAAACATCGCCAACCTGGTCAATCAGTCGTCGTTCTAA